The genomic segment CTTGTTGAACTGCAACAACCGCTCCCAACTATCACGAAAACGATTGGGCCACTTCCCGGGATAACTGTTTTTCTTGTGCCAGATGAATTCCTCCGTCCAAAGCCAACCTTGTTTGCGCATTGCAATGATCAGTTCCATGACGTAAGTGCTCCGTTCGCCATCGACAACCTTCTCTTTGATGTTGAGAATGAAAGTTCCTGTCGGCTTGAGAACTCTCAAAAGCTGTCCGGAAATCGGAAGAAACCACTCGACATATTTGTCGTGGTGAATGCCACCGTATGTGTCCTTGCGCTGGTCTGCGTATGGAGGGGAGGTAACGATCAAATCAACAGAGTCGACTGCAAGCCTTGCAAGTTGGTCTTTACTGTCCCCAAGATATATGTCGGTATGGATTTCCATTTTATACCATTTCCTTGTGTCACCAATGCAGGATCAAATTTGTTCGTGCCCGTCGCAACATCGTCCGCAGTGGTGCAAAACTGTCGGAATCGATGCGGGAATATTCTGGTCGACAGGCTCCTCAAAAATCGACGATGACAAACCAAACGCATATGGGACAAACCCTTGGCCGCCCACACGGCGCCCGGCGCCAGAGGCTTTCGGCGCACGGGGTCTGCCATGCAGCGCTCCTTGCCAAACCGTTCGGATGCGATGGGCCTGTGCCCGGGGCGGATCAACCGCCGGACACTGCCTGGCTGTCTGTGGTTGCGGGCAACGGCTGGGGCGCGATGCGGCGCAGTTCTTCTTCCGAGATGATCTCGAACACCCGCACCACCTTGCGGACATCGCTCACGCCACGGACGATGTCGGTGGCCCGTTCGGCTTCGCGCTGCGAGACGCGGCCCATCAGGTAAACGATTTTGCGCTCGGTCACCACCTTGAAGGCGTTGGCCGAGAGGTCCCGGGCATCGACCAGGCTGGCGCGCACCTTGCCGGTGATGAAGGTGTCGATGGAGCGCTGGCCCAGCGTGGAGTTGGGCATCACGGCCAGGTCGTTCACCACCGAGCGCACGTTCTCCACCGCCGCCACGATCTGCTCGACGCTCTGGCGCTGCGCCGCGCCGGGCACTTCGCCGGTCAGCAAGACCTGGCGGTTGTAGCTGGTGACGTTGACATGGGCGCGCTCGCCCAAGGCCGCAACGATGCGGTTGACGGCGCGCAGTTCGATGCCTTCGTCTTCGATCTGCGTGCCGGTGGTGCGGCGGTCCAGCGCCAGCACGCCGCCGACCACGGTGCTGCCGACGATCAACGGGGCACAGGCCGACAGGCCGGCGGCCAGCGCAGCGGCGGCCAGCACGGTGCATGCAGTGCGGTGGTTCATGGGGGGGGGCATGGCGCAATCTCCTGTTCACCAAGTAACTGGGCGTCCACGCCGTCGCTCAGGCAGTGCAGCACCAGGGAGTGGACTTCACGCACGCGCATTGCGCGGTCGTGGGGCACGCTGATCAAGACATCGGTTTCGCGCAACAGCGCGGCGAGCTTGCCGCCGGTGCGGCCGGTCAGCAGCAGCACGCTCATGTCGCGCTCATGGGCGGCCTCGGCAGCCGCCAGCAAGTTCGCGTCATTGCCGGTCACCGACAAGACCAGCAGGACATCGCCGGCCTGGCCCAGGGCCCGCACCTGGCGGGCATATTGCCGGGCCATGTCGTTGCCGTCGCAAGTGAGCGCCAGCGCGGCCAGTTCGGGTCGCACGCGCTCGAACCCCGTGACGCAGAAGGTGGCAAATTGCCAGGCTTCGGCGGCTGATGGGCCGTTGCCGCAGGCCAGCACCTTGCCGCCGCCGGTCACACAGGCCAGCAGCGCCTGTATGGCCGCCGCAATGCATTGGCTCAGGCCCTGCGCGGCTTGGTATATCAGGTCGGCGCTGTCGATGAAATGCTGTTGGATGCGTTGCTCTAGCATGGGGGTCCGATGATAGCGTTGCGCGCTGCGGGTGCTGATGGCTTGCCGCCCTCGCCTGCGCGCTCACTGCGCTTCGAAAGCGGCCTTGATCCATTGCACGGGCTCTTGCTCTTGCACCAGCACCACGTCGAAACGGCAAGGCGGCGGCGCCGGCAAGCGCCGCAGGTAATGCTGCGCCGCAAAAATGATGCGCCGCTGTTTGGTCGCGCCGATGCTGCCGCCGGCCCCGCCAAAGGCGCCGTGGCTGCGGTTGCGCACTTCCACGAACACCAGGGTGCGGTCCCGCTCGCGCAGCACCAGGTCGATCTCGCCGCCGCCGCGCCCGGGCGTCCGATAATTGCGCGCCACCAGTTGCAGACCGGCGGCCTGCAGATGGGCCAGGGCCAGGTCCTCGGCGGCATGGCCGCGCTCGCTGGCGGTGGCTGCGCTGGCGGGCGCAGGGGCCGGTCCGGGCGCTGCTGCCGGTGGTCTCTTTCCAAGGAATTCGAGGAATTTCATTGAGCGCTTCTTTCGCTTCCGCCCGGGGTGCCGCACACGATGCGGCGGCTGCGCAGCATTATCCGCAGGGCGCCTTGTACATGGTGGCCACGCCCATCGGCAACTTGGCCGACATCACGCTGCGCGCGCTGCATCTGCTGCAACTGGCCGACACCGTGGCCTGCGAGGACAAGCGCCACACGCAGGCCATGCTGCGCGCCTACGGCATCGACAAGAGCGCGGCCCAACTGCTGGCCCTGCACCAGCACAACGAGGCCGAGGCCGCGCAGCAACTGGTGCTGCGACTGCAACAGGGCCAGCGCGTAGCGTATGTGAGCGATGCGGGCACGCCCGGCGTGAGCGACCCCGGTGCGCGTCTGGTGGCCGCCGTGCAGGCGGCGGGCCTGCGCGCCGTGCCGCTGCCCGGCGCCAGCAGCATCACCGCCGCGCTGAGCGTGGCCGGCGCCGTGGCCCAGGGCAGCGGGCAGGGCGGTTTTGTGTTTGTCGGTTTTTTGCCGGTGAAGAACGCCGAGCGCGCCGGCGTCATCGCGCAGCAACTGGCGCGCGAGCCCCGCTGCGTGCTGCTGCTGGAGGCCCCGCACCGCATTGGCGGGCTGGCACGGGCGCTGGCCGTGCTGGGCGCGCGCCCTGTGACCCTGGCGCGCGAACTGACCAAGCAGTTTGAAGAGGTGGCCACCCTGCCCGCGCAGGCCCTGGCGGCATGGCTGGCCGGATCGCGCGAGCGCGAGCGCGGCGAATTCGTGCTGCTGCTGCACCCCATGCCGGTGGCACGCGACGACGGCGAAAGCCTGCGGGTGTTGCGCCTGCTGTTGCAGGATTTGCCGCTCAAGACCGCTGTGCGGCTGGCGGCCCAAATCACGGGCGCAGCGCGCAATGTGCTGTATGAGATGGCGCTCGCGTGCCAGCGCGACGGGGAACCTGCGTGCTGACGTCGCGCCGCCGCGCGTAGTGTCGCGTCACGGATCAGATGTCGTAGGCTGCGCGCAGCCATCGGAGCGCAGCGCAAGGCGCATCGCGCAGCCCATACCGAGCGTATTGGCAAGCGATGCAACGCCGCGATGCGCTTCGATGGCCAGCGCAGACCGACAGATGATCGGTGACGCGACACTAGCCCATGACAGGCAGGCCATCGCGCTTGAAGGCGCGCCGGCCCGTCAGCGCCGCAGTGCCGCCTGCCCCCCATAATCGCGCAATGACGCATTCCACGGAAGACTTGCATGTCTATCTGCGCAGCATCACGGAGGGCGAACGCACATCGCTCTCGGTGCTGGCCCGGCTCGTTCCCGAAAACGCCACCGTCCTCGACCTGGGCTGTGGCAGCGGCGCGCTGGGTCGATTCCTGGCCGGCCGCCGCGCCTGCACCAGCGACGGCCTGACCCTCAGCGAGGCCGAAGCGGCCCATGCCCGCCCGCATTACCGCCGGGTGGTGGTCGACGATCTGGAGTCCTGCGACCTGCAAGAGCGCTTTGCCGGGCAGCGCTACGACACCATCGTCTGCGCCGATGTGCTGGAGCACCTGAGCCGCCCCGAGCGGGTGCTCGCCGCCTGCCGCGAACTGCTCAAGCCCGCCGGCCGACTGCTGATTTCCGTGCCCAACGCGGGCTACTGCGGCCTGGTGGCCGAACTGCTGCAAGGCGAATTCCGCTACCGTCAAGAGGGGCTGCTCGACCGCACGCACCTGCGCTTTTTTACGCACCGCTCGCTGCTGCGCTGGCTGAACGAGCAGCGCTGGGCGCTCGACAGCCTGGACCGCATCGTGCGCCAGTTGCCCGAATCCGAATTCCAGGTCGCCTTCGACAGCCTGCCGCCGGCAGTGGCCCGGTATCTGCTGGGCATGCCGGACGCGCTTTGCTACCAGTTCATCGCCGTGGCACGCCCCGTGGCGGCCCCTGCGCAGGCGCTCCATTTTTTGGATGCTGCTGTCGGTGCCACTGCGCCTGGTCAGGCGCAGCTCGCAGCCCCGCCTGGTCAGGCGCAGTTCGTAGCCCCGCCTGGTCAGACGCAGCTCGTAGTCTCGCCTGGTCAGACGCAGCTCGCAGCCCCGCCCGGTCAGGCGCAGTCCATGGTTCCGCCCGGTCAGGCCCGGTTCACCGCCCAGTTGTACCTGGGCCGCGACGGCCAATACACCGAGGCCCGCAAGCTCACCACCACCGGCGCCATTGGCGCAGAACGCCAGACCCTGCGCTTTGTGCTCCCCGCGCAGGACGAGGCCCTCACGCAGTTGCGGCTGGACCCTGCGGATCGCGCCGGATTCCTGCATTTGTACCGCATCACTTTGCGCAGCACGCAGGGCGATGTGGTGTGGGAGTGGCACGCGCACGGCAGCCCGCGCAGCCTGTTGGCGGCCACCGTGCACCACCAGATCGTCTGGCAAGCCCCCATGCCCGCAGCCAGCGGCGCCACGCTGCTGCTGCTCACCGGCGAGGAGCCTTGGTTCGAACTGCCGATTGCGCCCGCAACGCTGGCCGCCTGCACGCCGCAGGGGGCGATCCTGGACATCGAACTGGGCTGGCCCATGTCGGCGGACTACCTGGCCCTTTCGGCCACGGTCTGCCCCCTGCAAGACCGCATCGCAGCGCTGGAGAGCAGCACCAGCGACGCGCAGCGGCGACTGCGCCAGGCGCAAAGCCGCAGCGCCGGCCTGGAAGAAAACAACCAGGCGCTCGCCCAGCAGTGCGCCACCTGGCAATTGGAAGCCACCCGCCTGCGGCAAGACTGCGCACAACTCGTGCAGCACCTGAAAACCATAGAGACCTCCACCGTGTTTCGCGCGACCCGCCCCCTGGTGCACGCCAAGATGCGCATCGACCGGCTGCTGGGCCGCACGCCGCGCCAGCGCGCAGCCCCCCAAGCCGTGCCCATCGCAGCGCCCGACCATCCGGTCGACATCATCGTCCCCGTGTACCAGGGGCTGGCCGACACCCAACGGTGCCTGGCTTCGGTGCTGTCCGCCACCTGCCACAGCGCATACCGCCTGATCGTCATCGACGACGCCAGCCCCGAGCCAGCGCTGAGCGCCTGGCTGCGCCAGCGGGCCGCGCAGGACAGCCGCATCACCTTGCTGGAAAACCCCGAAAACCTCGGCTTCGTCGGCACCGTCAACCGCGGCATGGCCCTGTCGGACAGCCACGATGTGCTGCTGCTCAACAGCGACACCGAGGTCACGGGCGACTGGCTCGACCGCCTGCGCCGCGCGGCCTATGGCGACCGCAAAATCGCCTCGGTCACGCCGCTGTCGAACAACGCCACCATTTGCAGCTACCCGCGCTTTTGCCAGGCCAACGAGCTGCCCGCCGGCTACGACAGCGCCAGGCTCGACGCGCTGTGCGCCCAAACCAACCCGGGCGCCGTGGTCGATGTGCCCACCGGCGTCGGCTTTTGCATGTACATCCGGCGCGACTGCCTGAAGCAACTGGGCCTGTTCGACAGCGAAAACTTCGGCAAGGGCTATGGCGAGGAAAACGACTTCTGCCAGCGCGCTGCAAAGGCCGGCTGGCGCAATCTGCAACTGCTCGACACCTTTGTGCTGCACACCGGCGGCGTCAGTTTCGGCGACAGTAAAAGCCAGCGCGAGCGGGCCGCGCTGCAAACGCTGCGCCGCCTGCACCCGGGCTATGAAAGCGCCGTGATGGCCTTCGTGCAGGCCGACCCGGCCCGGCCCTACCGCCTGGCGCTCGACACCGCCCGCATCGTCCGCTCCGGCCTGCCCGTGGTATTGGCCGTGCTGCATGATCGCGCCGGCGGCACGCTGCGCCATGTGCGCGATCTGGCACAGCACCTGAGCGGGCAGGCCCTGTTCCTGACCCTGACGCCTGCGCCCGGGCGCAGCGTGAGCCTGCAACTGGCCTGCGCCGGCGAAGGCTTCGAGCTCGTCTTCCGGCTCGCCGACCAGTACCAGGACCTGCTGCAGACCCTGCGCCAACTCGGCGTGCGGCATGTCCACTACCACCATCTGCTGGGCCACGACCCGCTGATTGCCGGCCTGCCCCATGCGCTGGGCCTGGCCTACGACTTCACGGCGCATGACTTCTACAGCTACTGCACGCATATCTCGCTGACCGGCAGCGACCATCGCTACGCAGACGGCCCCGCCCCCGGCCAATGCGCCTGTTGCCGAACGCAAGAGCCGGCCCCCAGCGGCAGCGGCAGCGTTGCCGACTGGCGCCAGCGCAACCGGCACTTTCTGGTCGCCGCGCGCAACCTGCTGGTCCCGAGCCACGACGCCGCCCGGCGCATGGCCGCCTTCGCCCCGGGCGCCCGCCTGCGGGTGGTGCCGCATGCCGACATCAGCGCCGATGGCGCCGCCGCGCTGCCCGTCATCGCGCCACCACCGCGCCCGGCCGATGCGCGCCTGAAGATCGTCGTCCTCGGCGCCCTCAGCGCAATCAAGGGCGCAGACCTGCTCGAAGCCGTGGCGCTGCAAGCGGCCAGGCGCCAGGCGCCCGTCGAATTCCACCTGCTCGGCTACGGCTACCGCCACCTGCAAACCCAGCCGCGCGCGCGCCTGACCGTGCACGGCGCCTACGAAGACCCCGACCTGCCCGGCCTGCTGCATTGGCTGCAACCCGACTTGGTGTGGTTCCCCGCGCTCTGGCCCGAAACCTACAGCTACACGCTGAGCGCCGCGCTGCAGGCCGGCCTGCCCGTGGTCGCCCCCGACCTGGGCGCCTTCGCCGAACGGCTGGCCGGCCGGCCCTGGAGCTGGGTCATGCCCTGGGACATGACCGCCGCCGAGTGGCTCGAACGCTTTCTCGAACTGCGCGAGCGCCACTTTGCCAACGCACAGGCGCCGCAGCCCCCGGCACACAGCGCCCCCGCCAGCGACGACTGGCATTACCGCCAGCATTACCTGCAAGGACTGCCCGACATCGGCGCGCCCAGCCCGCTGGCGCATGATTTCCTGCGCTCACACCAGCCGCCGACGGCCGCTGCCCGGCGCTCGCTGCTGCTCACGGGCTTGGTGCGCCTGCGCTCGCACCCGCTGCTGCGTGGTCTGGCGCAACGGGTTCCGCAGCACTGGCAAACCAGGGTCAAGAACTGGCTGCGGGCTTGAACGCCTACTGCGGCGAGGCCGCCGCCCCCGTGGCCTGGTAAAAGTTGACGAACAGCCCGCGAAACTGGCGCTCCGACACCATCTGCAGCGCCCCCGCGCAATGGCGGTTCACCATGTCGAAGTACAGGCGGTGCGCGCTGTGCTGGAACAGCACCACCTGTTCACCGGGGGCCCAGCGGCGCTGGCACAGTGCCGCCACGCCCGCCGTCAGGTCCCCCGACTGCCCCACCGTCGTCAACTCGTAACTGCGCCCCGCATCGGCCATGAAGCGGCGCAGGTAGTAGTTGTAATAAGCGGCATTGGCGGCCCAGGTGGCCACCACCGTAGGCCGGCCCTGCGTGTTTTGCACGATATACCGCGATGCCTCGCGGTAGTCCTCCTTCCAGGGGTTCTGGTAGTACGCCCGCAGCGTCGGCACGCTGACGGCGCAGGCCAGCAGCACCGCGCACAGCGGAAACAGGCGCGCCAGGCGATGCTGCCCGGCCAGTGAAAACAGCAACGCAAACACCGCCATGCCCACCGGCAGCATGGCCGAAAAATAGCGCGCATGCCAAACCCGGGCATGGAATGCCGTGTAGATGCCGTAGCCAAAATGCATGACCACCAGGAGCGCCAAGCCCAGGCACAGCAGCCAGCGCGGGTCGTGCACGCGGCGCGGCGCGGCGTCTGCGGCCGCGCGCTTGCATGCCCCCAGGGCGGCGCCGAGCAAGGCCAGAGTCAAAGTGGCAGGCAGCGCATAGGGCCGCGCCAGAAAAACCCCCACCGCCTTGGGCAGCCCGATGAATGCCTGTACCACCTGTATGGACGGTTGCGGCAGAAAAAACTCTGTCGCCTTGGGCAGCAGCAAAGACCAGACATCGGCCCAGGCATAGTCGCTCCAGCCGTAATAGCCCGCGCCGGCGGACGCCATGGCGAACCAATTCAGATACAGCCAGGGCGCCAACAGCGCAGGCAGCGCGGCGAACCAGCCGAACTCGCGCAGCGGCCACCCCCGCCGCTTGGCCAGCACCCAGCGCAGGCCCGTCAAGCCGCAGGCCAGCACCAGCCCCGTGTAATGCGTGTAACTGAGCAGCAGATAGATCGCGACATCCACTTTGAAACTGCTCCCCCAATGGCTGCGCTGACCGTCGTCCGCCAGCACGTAGCGCACCAGCCGCACCACGGCGATGCTGGCCAGCAGCATCAGCAGGGCGTAGCCGCGCACCTCCTGCGCATAGGTGACGGCGGACGGCGACAGCGCGAAGATCAGGGCCGCGCCGGCAGCCGACCAGGCCCCCAGAGGGCGCCGCAGGCCGATGAACAGAACCAGCGGCGCCAGGCTGCCCAGCAGCGCGCTCATCGAGCGCACGGCGAAATCCGACCAGCCGAACACCTGACACCAAAGCCACAGCAGGACCTCGAACAACGGCGGCGAATTCTCGCCGGCCTTCCAGGTCAGGAAAGAATCCTCCATCCGCAGATACGGAAAAGACTTTTTCTCATACGCATACCAAGGCCGGCCCGCGCCCACCTGCGTGATGGAGGAGACCGAAAACAGCTCGTCGGACCACAAACCTTGCGTCGCCAGTTCATGAAAGCGCAAATACAGCGTCAAAGCGGCCAGAGCGACGAAAAATCCCAGCCAGAGTGCCATCTGGCGGCGTGGACGATGGCCACGGTAAATTGGTTCTTTGTCATTCATGGCGGTTTGCGGTGGGCGGGGGACATGGGTGGTGCATATCGATCGAGACACGCATTACGAACAACGACTTTACGCGAAGAACCCAACTGCCTTGGGCCGGCCGCTCATGCGCGATAGCCCGGCAGCAGCCAGTGTCGCAGACGCTGCATGGCCCTGCGGCGCAAGCGGGTGAGCGCCGACATCGGCCGCTGGCGGAACACCCCGACCGTGTCGCCCCAGGGCGCGCTATCGGGGTCGGCATGTGCGTTCCAGTCGGTAGACACCTCCAGCAACTCCAGATCGCCATAGGCCGCCAGCGCGCGATAGGCGTCAGGGTAGAAGCGCCAGCAATCTTGCGGATAGCGATGCTCCGGCCCGCGCGAGGGCGCGAGCAACAAGATATGCCCGCCCGGTTTGAGCACCCGCACCATCTCCAGCCAAGTCAGCCAGAAGAACTGCACATGCTCGAAGGCCTGGCCCGAGACGATCACATCCACGCTGTGGCTGGCAAAAGGCAGGCGGTAGGGCGAGGTCATCACCCGGTCCACATTCGGCCCTGCGGTCAAATCCACACCGGTATAACGCCAGCCGGGACGGCTGAAAAATGGCCGGTAGCTGCCATTGACATCGTAGCTGCCGACATCGATGACCGTGAGCGCATCCAGCCCCTGCAAATAGCGGCCCACCAACTGCTCCACATGCTCCAATGAACTCAGGTGCACCCAAGGTCTCCTTTCAGGGCCGCATCAGCACATAGGCATCCTGGTGCTGCCAGAAATGCTGCGGCGCAAAGTGAATCAGCCGCCCCGGCCCGAGTTGCTCCCCGATGCGCGCGAGCACATAGGACTGCGAGGTGAACGCGGTGCCGTATTCCTGGGCCGCGATAGCCTGCGACTCGCTGGCGGCGGCAAAGAAAAACCCCTGTGCATCCAGACTGACGCGCTGACGCCGCGCAGCCTCGGCGCCATGCGTGGAAAAAACCAGCACCCCCCCCGGGGCCAACAGCCCGTACAGACAGCGCAGCCAGCGCGGCCAGGTGGCGGCGGGCAGATGGCTGAACAGCGACAGCACGAACACCAGGTCGTAGCGCTGCGCAAGGCACAGCGCCTCGGGCACGGACGACGACAAATGGGTCTGCACCCCGAAAGTGGCCCCGGAAAACGCCACCGCATCGGCCACCACATCCGAGACCGTCACCCGCTGCGCGCCCAGCGCCTTGACCAGATGCCGCGTGAAGCGCCCATGGCCGCTGGCAAACTCAAGACAGTGGCCGACCTTCAGCAAAGGTCGATCCACCTGTTCGAGCAACAGCATCAATTCCGACAGCGTGCGCCAGCCATCGGCCAGGTAGTCGCGCAGCGGATTCACGCTGGCGGGGTGGTTCTCGAAGAAGCGATAAATATCGTCGGCGGGCGCAATCTCGCAGTTGCACCCCATCCATTCGGTAAAAGCCCCGGCCAGCCCATGGCGCTCTATCAGGTTGTGCGCCGCAAGCCTCGTCGGCGCCTGGGCCAAAGCCTGCTGCAAGGCCAGCGCGGCCTGCGCTGCGTCGCCTGCGGCCAGATGCCTGCGGCCCAAGGCCAGCCATTCCTGCGCGCGATCGGGCATCTCAGGGGCACCAAGCCATCAAAGGGTCTGAAGGGTCTGCACAGGCAGCGCAATGCGCGGGCGGGCCATGAACCGGGCAGCAGCCGACGCCAGACGGCCGGCCTCAGGCGGTGGCGCCGCACATGCAGCAGGCAGATGCATTCCGGGGTGCCGCAGCGCCGGGGCCTTTTCGGGTTTCCGCAAGGTACTCATGGCCCCCGAGCATACATGCGTCGGGCCCGTCTTTTCCAATTCAGGTAGAGCCTGAACGCGGGGGCCGCAAGAGGTGGCTCAGGCGGCGGCTTGGGGTCGTTGGTTGGACAGCTCGAAGAGTTCAGAGCGAGCGGCATCCATGGCGTTGGCGGCGTCCAGAGCGCTGGTCTCGGCGGCCTTGCCGACACGCAGCACAGCGATTGATATCCGCCAAGTGTCGAATCCCGAATGATCGCTCGCGCAGCTCGCGCAATCGGGAACTTTCGCTCATGCGGCTTGGCGCGGATAGGGTCGATGCAAGGCAATGTCGGGGTTCAAGCGTACACCGAAGCCGGGAGCGTCTAGCGCCGATGCCTTGATGCGACCGTTGACCGGGACGGGTTCATCGAGCAGTTGCGGATTGAACATCGGCACGACCTCGTCGGCTTTGGGCGCCATCATCAGGAACTCCGCGAAGGGACTGTTCTGCCGCGTGATGACGAAGTGGTAGCTGTAGACCGAGGAGCCGTGCGGCACCACGAGCTTGCCATGCGCGTCCGCCAGGTTCGAGATCTTGATGAGCTCAGTGATGCCGCCGCACCAACCGACGTCGGGCTGGATGATGTCGCAGCATCCCATCTCCAGCAGCAGACGAAATCCCCAGCGGGTGGCCTCGTGTTCACCCGTGGTCACCAGCATGCCGCGGGGTACGTTCCGGCGCAGTTCTGCATACCCCCAGTAGTCGTCGGGCGAGAGCGCTTCTTCGATCCATTTGAGGCCGTGCTCGTTGCGCGCCGCAGTTGCCAGGCGAGTGGCATATTCGACGTCCAGGCTCATCCAGCAGTCGAGCATGAGCCAGAAGTCTTTGCCGACCTTGCTGCGCATGTCGCCGATCATGTCGAGGTTCTTTGCGAGACCCTCTTCCCGCTCGGCAGGTGCGTGGTGCAGCGGCATCTTGCCGCCGATGAAGCCCATCTGCCGGGCAAGATCCGGCCGCGCGCCGGTGGCGTAGAAAATGAGTTCGTCCCGCACCGGACCGCCGAGCAGCGCGTGCACCGGCTCCTTGCGTATCTTGGCGAGCAGGTCCCACAGCGCCAGGTCGACGCCTGAGATGGTGTTGATCACGATGCCCTTGCGACCGTAGTAGAGCGTCGCGCTGTACATCTGGTCCCACATCTTCTCGATGTCTGTGACCCTGGCGCCTTCGAGAAAGCGTGCCAGATGCTTCTCCACGATAAAGCAGCCCAGGTCGCCGCCGGTGGTGACCGAAAAGCCCACCGTTCCGTCCGAGGCCTCGATCTCGACCACCAGTGTGCCGAGCACGTTGATGCCGAAGCTTTGGCGGCTTTGGCGGTACTCGGGATATTTGCTCATCGGCGTGGCGATGTGATCATCGATCCAGTGGCCGCCGCCCTGGTCGTGGTAATCGGCACCGCCGCCGCGGACGGTGAAAGCGCGAACGTGCTTGATGAAAGGCATGCCCATGGTGAAGCTCCGGAGGATGAGGGGGAGGATGAGGGGTTCGCCAAACGGCAAAGCAAAGGTTCTGTTCTTCATGCCGAGCCTGGACCGCAGCTCGAAGAAGATTGCGTCGGCATGGTCTGTGGCGGCACATCCTTGCGTGCCGACTCCGCGAAGGCGCGTGCCACCGCGTCGGTGTTGCCGCCGGCAG from the Verminephrobacter eiseniae EF01-2 genome contains:
- a CDS encoding class I SAM-dependent methyltransferase, yielding MPDRAQEWLALGRRHLAAGDAAQAALALQQALAQAPTRLAAHNLIERHGLAGAFTEWMGCNCEIAPADDIYRFFENHPASVNPLRDYLADGWRTLSELMLLLEQVDRPLLKVGHCLEFASGHGRFTRHLVKALGAQRVTVSDVVADAVAFSGATFGVQTHLSSSVPEALCLAQRYDLVFVLSLFSHLPAATWPRWLRCLYGLLAPGGVLVFSTHGAEAARRQRVSLDAQGFFFAAASESQAIAAQEYGTAFTSQSYVLARIGEQLGPGRLIHFAPQHFWQHQDAYVLMRP
- the rhmD gene encoding L-rhamnonate dehydratase, whose translation is MGMPFIKHVRAFTVRGGGADYHDQGGGHWIDDHIATPMSKYPEYRQSRQSFGINVLGTLVVEIEASDGTVGFSVTTGGDLGCFIVEKHLARFLEGARVTDIEKMWDQMYSATLYYGRKGIVINTISGVDLALWDLLAKIRKEPVHALLGGPVRDELIFYATGARPDLARQMGFIGGKMPLHHAPAEREEGLAKNLDMIGDMRSKVGKDFWLMLDCWMSLDVEYATRLATAARNEHGLKWIEEALSPDDYWGYAELRRNVPRGMLVTTGEHEATRWGFRLLLEMGCCDIIQPDVGWCGGITELIKISNLADAHGKLVVPHGSSVYSYHFVITRQNSPFAEFLMMAPKADEVVPMFNPQLLDEPVPVNGRIKASALDAPGFGVRLNPDIALHRPYPRQAA